Proteins encoded by one window of Serratia nevei:
- a CDS encoding TIGR04211 family SH3 domain-containing protein — MQKLRLICLAALSFSITWAAHAEDKRYISDELSTYVHSGPGNQYRIVGTLNAGEEVTLLSVNDSTNYGQIRDPKGRTTWIPLDQLSQTPSLRTRVPELEQQVKTLTDKLANIDNTWNQRTSEMQEKVAGSDSTISSLQKENQDLKNQLVVAQKKVNAVNLQLDDKQRTIILQWFMYGGGVAGVGLLLGLLLPHLIPRRKNNNRWMN; from the coding sequence ATGCAGAAATTACGCCTGATTTGCCTTGCCGCGCTGAGCTTCAGCATCACTTGGGCCGCACATGCCGAAGATAAACGCTATATCTCCGATGAGTTAAGCACTTACGTCCATAGCGGCCCAGGTAATCAGTACCGTATTGTCGGCACTCTGAACGCCGGTGAAGAAGTCACCCTGCTGAGCGTCAACGACAGCACCAACTACGGCCAGATCCGCGATCCGAAAGGCCGCACCACCTGGATCCCGCTCGACCAGCTCAGCCAGACGCCAAGCCTGCGCACTCGCGTGCCCGAGCTGGAACAGCAGGTGAAAACCCTGACCGACAAGCTGGCCAACATCGACAACACCTGGAACCAGCGCACCTCGGAAATGCAGGAGAAAGTCGCGGGCAGCGACAGCACCATCAGCAGCCTGCAGAAGGAAAACCAGGATCTGAAAAACCAGCTGGTGGTCGCGCAGAAGAAGGTCAACGCCGTTAACCTGCAGCTCGACGACAAGCAGCGCACCATTATCCTGCAGTGGTTCATGTACGGCGGCGGCGTCGCCGGCGTCGGTTTGCTGCTGGGCCTGCTGTTGCCGCACCTGATCCCGCGCCGCAAGAACAACAACCGCTGGATGAACTGA
- a CDS encoding multifunctional CCA addition/repair protein, with product MQIYLVGGAVRDSLLNIPVVDHDWVVVGATPAELLALGYQQVGKDFPVFLNPDSHEEYALARTERKSGQGYTGFTCYAAPDVTLEEDLLRRDLTINAIARSAEGELIDPYGGVADLQARVLRHVSDAFGEDPLRVLRVARFAARFAHLGFHIADETLALMRQMAHGGELAALTAERVWKETEKALQSQSPQVYFQVLRDCDALAVLFPEIDALFGVPAPAKWHPEIDTGVHTLMALAIAARLTPEVDVRFATLCHDLGKGLTPKEFWPHHHGHGPAGVRLVEALCQRLRVPNPVRDLSKLVAEYHDLIHTVNKLRPDTLLKLFDAIDVWRKPQRLEQMILTSEADARGRTGFEENPYPQGDYLRQAYQVANAVSIKEVVASGLQGTAIRDELKRRRQQALADWKLSQTIINDQA from the coding sequence GTGCAGATTTATCTGGTCGGCGGCGCCGTTCGCGACAGCCTGCTCAACATCCCGGTGGTCGATCATGATTGGGTGGTGGTGGGCGCTACGCCGGCGGAGCTGCTGGCATTGGGTTATCAGCAGGTCGGCAAAGATTTCCCGGTGTTCCTCAACCCCGATTCTCATGAGGAGTACGCGCTGGCGCGCACCGAGCGCAAATCCGGCCAGGGGTATACCGGTTTTACCTGCTATGCCGCGCCGGACGTGACGCTGGAAGAAGATCTGCTGCGGCGCGATCTGACCATCAACGCCATCGCCCGCTCCGCCGAAGGGGAACTGATTGATCCTTACGGCGGCGTGGCCGATCTGCAGGCGCGCGTGCTGCGCCACGTTTCCGACGCGTTCGGCGAAGATCCGCTGCGCGTGCTGCGCGTGGCCCGCTTCGCCGCTCGCTTCGCCCATCTGGGTTTTCACATCGCCGACGAAACGCTCGCGCTGATGCGCCAAATGGCGCACGGCGGTGAACTGGCTGCGCTGACCGCCGAACGTGTCTGGAAGGAAACCGAAAAGGCGCTGCAAAGCCAGAGCCCGCAGGTCTATTTTCAGGTGTTGCGCGACTGCGATGCGCTGGCGGTGCTGTTCCCGGAAATCGACGCGCTGTTCGGCGTACCGGCCCCCGCCAAATGGCACCCGGAGATCGACACCGGCGTGCACACGCTGATGGCGCTGGCGATTGCCGCCCGCCTCACGCCGGAGGTGGACGTGCGCTTCGCCACCCTGTGCCATGACCTCGGCAAAGGATTGACGCCGAAAGAATTCTGGCCGCATCACCACGGCCACGGCCCGGCGGGCGTGCGGCTGGTCGAAGCCCTGTGCCAGCGGCTGCGGGTGCCCAACCCGGTGCGCGATCTGAGCAAGCTGGTGGCCGAGTACCATGACCTGATCCACACCGTGAACAAGCTGCGGCCGGACACCCTGCTGAAGCTGTTCGACGCCATCGACGTCTGGCGCAAGCCCCAGAGACTGGAGCAGATGATCCTGACCAGCGAAGCGGACGCGCGCGGCCGCACCGGCTTTGAGGAGAACCCTTATCCACAGGGCGACTATCTGCGCCAGGCGTATCAGGTGGCGAACGCGGTATCTATCAAAGAAGTGGTGGCCAGCGGGCTGCAGGGCACCGCGATCCGCGACGAGCTCAAACGCCGCCGCCAGCAGGCGCTGGCCGACTGGAAACTCAGCCAAACGATTATCAACGATCAGGCATAA
- the bacA gene encoding undecaprenyl-diphosphate phosphatase, which produces MADMHSLFIAFVLGVVEGLTEFLPVSSTGHMIIVGEWLGFTGDKAKTFEVIIQLGSILAVVVMFWRRLFGLIGIHFGGKPVEHEGKTSGQLKLGHILLAMIPAVVLGLAFHDFIKSLFAPKNVMYALVVGGLLLLAAEWLKPKKPSAEGLDDITYRQAFMIGCFQCLALWPGFSRSGSTIAGGMLVGVNRYAASEFSFILAVPMMIGASGLDLYKSLHFLTWGDLPMFAVGFITAFVVALIAIKTFLSLIKRISFVPFAIYRFIVAAVVYMVFL; this is translated from the coding sequence ATGGCAGACATGCATTCACTGTTTATTGCGTTTGTTCTTGGGGTTGTCGAGGGATTAACCGAATTTCTGCCGGTTTCTTCCACCGGGCATATGATCATCGTCGGCGAGTGGCTGGGCTTTACCGGCGACAAAGCCAAAACTTTTGAAGTCATTATCCAGCTGGGGTCGATCCTGGCCGTAGTCGTGATGTTCTGGCGCCGGCTGTTCGGCCTGATCGGCATCCATTTCGGTGGCAAGCCGGTGGAGCACGAGGGCAAAACCAGCGGCCAGCTGAAGCTGGGGCACATCCTGTTGGCGATGATCCCGGCGGTGGTGCTGGGCCTGGCCTTCCATGATTTCATCAAGTCGCTGTTCGCGCCGAAAAACGTGATGTACGCGTTGGTGGTCGGCGGCCTGCTGCTGTTGGCGGCGGAATGGCTGAAGCCGAAGAAACCGAGCGCGGAAGGGCTGGATGACATCACCTACCGCCAGGCGTTCATGATCGGCTGCTTCCAGTGCCTGGCGCTGTGGCCGGGCTTCTCCCGTTCGGGTTCCACTATCGCCGGCGGTATGCTGGTGGGCGTGAACCGCTATGCGGCGTCCGAGTTCTCCTTCATCCTGGCGGTGCCGATGATGATTGGCGCCAGCGGCCTGGATCTGTACAAGAGCCTGCACTTCCTGACCTGGGGCGATCTGCCGATGTTTGCCGTCGGTTTCATTACGGCCTTCGTGGTGGCGCTGATTGCGATCAAGACCTTCCTGTCGCTGATCAAACGCATCTCGTTCGTGCCGTTCGCCATCTACCGCTTTATCGTGGCAGCCGTGGTTTACATGGTATTCCTGTAA
- the folB gene encoding bifunctional dihydroneopterin aldolase/7,8-dihydroneopterin epimerase encodes MDIVFIEELTVITTIGVYEWEQGIRQKLVFDIEMGWDNRPAAASDDVTDCLSYADVSDAVIQHVESNRFALVERVAEEISEILLQRFNSPWVRIKVSKPGAVAHASRVGVIIERGTRPA; translated from the coding sequence ATGGATATCGTATTTATTGAAGAGCTTACCGTAATTACCACCATTGGCGTTTATGAGTGGGAACAGGGCATTCGTCAGAAGCTGGTGTTCGATATCGAAATGGGCTGGGATAACCGGCCGGCCGCCGCCAGCGACGACGTAACTGACTGTCTGAGCTATGCCGACGTCAGCGACGCCGTGATCCAGCACGTGGAGTCGAACCGTTTTGCGCTGGTGGAGCGAGTGGCAGAGGAAATATCTGAAATTTTGCTTCAGCGCTTCAATTCCCCCTGGGTCCGTATTAAGGTCAGCAAACCGGGCGCTGTAGCACATGCCAGTCGGGTCGGCGTGATCATCGAGCGCGGCACTCGTCCCGCATGA
- the plsY gene encoding glycerol-3-phosphate 1-O-acyltransferase PlsY, translating to MSATALGMIIFAYLCGSISSAILVCRIARLPDPREHGSGNPGATNVLRIGGRLAAAAVLVFDILKGMLPVWLAYKLDVPPLYLGLTAIAACLGHIYPVFFHFRGGKGVATAFGAIAPIGWDLTGLMTGTWLLTVLLSGYSSLGAIVSALIAPFYVWWFKPQFTFPVAMLSCLILMRHHDNIQRLWRGQEGKIWGKFRKKKNQADADNGDRPKDE from the coding sequence ATGAGTGCTACCGCGCTTGGCATGATTATCTTCGCGTATCTGTGCGGCTCGATTTCCAGCGCGATCCTGGTTTGCCGGATCGCCAGGCTGCCGGATCCGCGTGAACATGGCTCAGGAAATCCCGGGGCGACCAACGTCCTGCGCATCGGCGGCCGGCTGGCGGCAGCGGCGGTGCTGGTATTCGATATTCTGAAAGGGATGTTGCCGGTCTGGCTGGCCTACAAACTCGATGTGCCGCCGCTGTACCTCGGTCTGACGGCGATCGCCGCCTGCCTGGGGCACATCTATCCGGTGTTCTTCCACTTCCGCGGCGGTAAGGGCGTAGCGACGGCGTTTGGCGCCATCGCGCCTATCGGTTGGGATCTGACCGGCCTGATGACCGGCACCTGGCTGCTGACGGTGCTGCTCAGCGGCTACTCTTCGCTCGGCGCCATCGTCAGCGCGCTGATCGCCCCGTTCTACGTCTGGTGGTTCAAACCGCAGTTCACCTTCCCGGTGGCGATGCTCTCCTGCCTGATCCTGATGCGGCATCACGACAATATTCAGCGCCTGTGGCGCGGCCAGGAAGGCAAGATCTGGGGCAAGTTCCGCAAGAAGAAAAACCAGGCAGATGCGGATAACGGCGATCGGCCGAAAGACGAATAA
- the tsaD gene encoding tRNA (adenosine(37)-N6)-threonylcarbamoyltransferase complex transferase subunit TsaD, producing MRVLGIETSCDETGIAVYDDQTGLLANQLYSQVKLHADYGGVVPELASRDHVRKTVPLIQAALKEANLTPADIDGVAYTAGPGLVGALLVGATVGRALAFAWNVPAVPVHHMEGHLLAPMLEDNPPAFPFVALLVSGGHTQLISVTGIGEYELLGESIDDAAGEAFDKTAKLLGLDYPGGPMLSKMAQQGTAGRFTFPRPMTDRPGLDFSFSGLKTFAANTIRSNGNDDQTRADIARAFEDAVVDTLAIKCKRALEQTGFKRLVMAGGVSANRTLRAKLAEMMHKRGGEVFYARPEFCTDNGAMIAYAGMVRLKSGASPELSVSVRPRWPLAELPAV from the coding sequence ATGCGAGTACTGGGTATAGAAACGTCCTGCGATGAAACCGGAATTGCAGTGTATGACGATCAAACCGGTTTGTTGGCCAACCAATTATACAGCCAGGTGAAGCTGCACGCCGACTACGGCGGCGTGGTGCCGGAACTGGCCTCGCGCGATCACGTGCGCAAAACCGTGCCGCTGATTCAGGCGGCGCTGAAAGAGGCCAACCTGACTCCGGCCGACATCGACGGCGTGGCCTACACCGCCGGGCCGGGCCTGGTGGGGGCGCTGCTGGTCGGCGCTACCGTGGGGCGCGCGCTGGCGTTCGCCTGGAACGTGCCGGCGGTGCCGGTGCACCATATGGAAGGCCACCTGCTGGCGCCGATGCTGGAAGATAACCCGCCGGCGTTCCCGTTCGTCGCGCTGCTGGTCTCCGGCGGCCATACTCAGCTGATCAGCGTCACCGGCATCGGTGAGTATGAACTGCTGGGCGAATCGATCGACGATGCCGCCGGCGAAGCGTTCGACAAAACCGCCAAGCTGCTCGGCCTGGATTACCCCGGCGGGCCGATGCTGTCGAAGATGGCGCAGCAGGGCACGGCGGGGCGTTTCACTTTCCCGCGGCCGATGACCGATCGTCCGGGCCTGGACTTCAGCTTCTCCGGGCTGAAAACCTTCGCCGCCAACACCATTCGCTCCAACGGCAACGACGATCAGACGCGTGCCGACATCGCCCGCGCCTTCGAGGATGCGGTGGTGGACACGCTGGCAATCAAGTGCAAACGCGCGCTGGAGCAGACCGGTTTCAAACGCTTGGTGATGGCCGGCGGCGTGAGCGCCAACCGCACGTTGCGCGCCAAGCTGGCGGAGATGATGCACAAGCGCGGTGGGGAAGTATTCTATGCCCGCCCGGAATTTTGCACCGACAACGGCGCGATGATCGCCTATGCCGGCATGGTGCGCCTGAAGAGCGGCGCCAGCCCGGAACTGAGCGTTTCGGTGCGGCCGCGCTGGCCGCTGGCGGAACTGCCTGCGGTATAA
- the rpsU gene encoding 30S ribosomal protein S21: MPVIKVRENEPFDVALRRFKRSCEKAGVLAEVRRREFYEKPTTERKRAKASAVKRHAKKLARENARRTRLY; encoded by the coding sequence ATGCCGGTAATTAAAGTACGTGAAAACGAGCCATTTGACGTTGCTCTGCGTCGTTTCAAACGCTCTTGCGAAAAAGCAGGTGTTTTAGCTGAAGTTCGTCGTCGTGAGTTTTATGAAAAACCAACTACCGAACGTAAACGCGCTAAAGCTTCTGCTGTGAAACGTCACGCGAAGAAACTGGCTCGCGAAAACGCACGCCGCACTCGTCTGTATTAA
- the dnaG gene encoding DNA primase, translated as MAGRIPRVFINDLLARTDIVDLIDARVKLKKQGKNYHACCPFHHEKTPSFTVNGEKQFYHCFGCGAHGNAVDFLMNYDRLEFVETIEELATMHGLEVPYEAGTGPTQIERHQRQSLYQLMEQLSAFYQQSLQQSSGAPARSYLQQRGLSDDVIRHFAIGFAPAGWDNALKRFGRDADSRRALNDAGMLVTNDQGRSYDRFRERVMFPIRDKRGRVIAFGGRVLGDGMPKYLNSPETEVFHKGRQLYGLYEAQQNHPTLQRLLVVEGYMDVVALAQFGIDYAVASLGTSTTAEHIQLLFRATDNVVCCYDGDRAGREAAWRALETALPYLNDGRQLRFMFLPDGEDPDTLVRKEGKEAFEQRMEQAQPLSTFLFESLLPQVDLSSPDGRAKLSTLALPLITQVPGETLRLYLRQELGNKLGLLDDSQLDKLMPKQAENANPYQAPQLKRTTMRILIGLLVQNPQLATLIPSLEGLEQTKQAGLPLFVELVQTCLAQPGLTTGQLLELYRDNKFSQQLETLATWNHMIVEDMVEQTFLDTLASLYDSVLEQRLETLIAQARTRGLSPEEREEVRSLNQVLAKKN; from the coding sequence ATGGCTGGACGAATTCCGCGCGTATTTATCAATGACTTGCTGGCTCGCACCGACATCGTCGACTTGATCGACGCTCGCGTGAAGCTCAAGAAGCAAGGCAAGAACTACCACGCGTGCTGTCCGTTCCACCACGAAAAGACGCCTTCCTTTACCGTTAATGGCGAAAAGCAGTTTTATCACTGTTTTGGGTGTGGTGCGCACGGCAACGCCGTCGATTTTTTGATGAATTACGACCGACTCGAGTTTGTCGAAACCATCGAAGAGCTGGCGACCATGCACGGGCTGGAAGTGCCTTACGAAGCGGGCACCGGGCCAACCCAGATCGAACGCCATCAGCGCCAGAGCCTGTACCAACTGATGGAGCAGCTCAGCGCGTTCTATCAACAGTCACTGCAGCAGTCCTCCGGGGCACCGGCGCGCAGCTATTTGCAGCAGCGCGGATTAAGTGACGACGTTATTCGCCATTTCGCCATCGGCTTCGCGCCGGCGGGATGGGACAACGCCCTGAAGCGTTTCGGCCGCGACGCCGACTCGCGCCGCGCATTGAACGATGCCGGCATGCTGGTGACTAACGATCAGGGGCGTTCGTACGACCGTTTCCGTGAACGGGTGATGTTCCCCATCCGCGACAAGCGCGGGCGCGTGATCGCCTTCGGCGGCCGCGTATTGGGTGACGGTATGCCGAAGTACCTGAACTCGCCGGAAACCGAAGTTTTCCATAAGGGCCGCCAGCTGTACGGCCTGTATGAAGCACAGCAGAACCACCCTACCCTCCAGCGGCTGCTGGTGGTGGAAGGGTATATGGACGTGGTGGCGTTGGCGCAATTCGGCATCGATTATGCCGTCGCCTCGCTCGGAACCTCGACGACGGCTGAACACATTCAGCTGCTGTTCCGCGCCACCGACAACGTCGTCTGCTGTTACGACGGCGACCGCGCCGGCCGCGAGGCGGCATGGCGGGCGCTGGAAACCGCGCTGCCGTACCTGAACGACGGGCGCCAGCTGCGGTTCATGTTTTTGCCCGACGGCGAAGATCCGGACACCCTGGTGCGCAAGGAAGGCAAAGAAGCCTTCGAACAGCGAATGGAGCAGGCGCAGCCGCTGTCCACGTTCCTGTTCGAAAGCCTGCTGCCGCAGGTGGATCTGAGCAGCCCGGACGGGCGCGCCAAGCTGAGCACGCTGGCGCTGCCGCTGATTACTCAGGTGCCGGGCGAAACGTTGCGCTTGTACCTGCGTCAGGAGCTCGGCAACAAGCTGGGGCTGCTGGACGACAGCCAGCTCGACAAGCTGATGCCCAAGCAGGCGGAAAATGCGAATCCTTATCAGGCGCCCCAGCTAAAACGCACAACCATGCGTATACTGATAGGGTTACTGGTGCAAAATCCGCAGTTGGCTACACTTATCCCTTCGCTTGAAGGGCTGGAGCAGACCAAACAGGCGGGATTGCCGCTGTTCGTCGAACTGGTACAGACCTGTTTGGCGCAGCCGGGCCTGACGACCGGGCAATTGCTGGAGCTGTATCGCGACAACAAATTCAGCCAGCAGCTTGAAACCTTGGCGACATGGAACCATATGATCGTTGAGGACATGGTCGAACAGACCTTTTTGGATACGTTGGCCAGCCTGTACGACTCGGTGCTCGAGCAACGGCTGGAAACGCTGATCGCCCAGGCCAGAACGCGCGGCCTGAGCCCGGAGGAACGTGAAGAAGTCCGTTCTCTCAACCAGGTTTTAGCGAAGAAAAACTGA
- the rpoD gene encoding RNA polymerase sigma factor RpoD, translating to MEQNPQSQLKLLVTRGKEQGYLTYAEVNDHLPEDIVDSDQIEDIIQMINDMGIQVMEEAPDADDLLLAENSNSTDEDAEEAAAQVLSSVESEIGRTTDPVRMYMREMGTVELLTREGEIDIAKRIEDGINQVQCSVAEYPEAITYLLEQYDRVEAGEARLSDLITGFVDPNAEEDIAPTATHIGSELSSEEQDDDEEDEDDEDDDTEDDNSIDPELARQKFAELRDQYEATRLVIKKNGRSHASAADEILKLSEVFKQFRLVPKQFDFLVNSMRTMMDRVRTQERIIMKLCVEQCKMPKKNFVTLFAGNETSDSWFEAALAMAKPWSEKLKDVAEDVQRSLQKLRQIEEETGLTIEQVKDINRRMSIGEAKARRAKKEMVEANLRLVISIAKKYTNRGLQFLDLIQEGNIGLMKAVDKFEYRRGYKFSTYATWWIRQAITRSIADQARTIRIPVHMIETINKLNRISRQMLQEMGREPTPEELAERMLMPEDKIRKVLKIAKEPISMETPIGDDEDSHLGDFIEDTTLELPLDSATSESLRSATHDVLAGLTAREAKVLRMRFGIDMNTDHTLEEVGKQFDVTRERIRQIEAKALRKLRHPSRSEVLRSFLDD from the coding sequence ATGGAGCAAAACCCGCAGTCACAGCTGAAGCTACTTGTCACCCGTGGTAAGGAGCAAGGCTATCTGACCTATGCTGAGGTCAATGACCATCTGCCGGAAGATATCGTCGACTCCGATCAGATCGAAGACATCATCCAGATGATTAACGACATGGGCATCCAGGTGATGGAAGAAGCACCGGACGCCGATGACCTGCTGCTCGCCGAAAACTCGAACAGCACGGACGAAGATGCGGAAGAAGCCGCCGCACAGGTTCTGTCCAGCGTGGAATCCGAAATCGGCCGCACCACCGACCCGGTGCGCATGTACATGCGCGAAATGGGTACCGTCGAACTGCTGACGCGCGAAGGCGAAATCGACATCGCCAAACGCATCGAAGACGGCATCAACCAGGTGCAGTGCTCGGTTGCCGAATACCCGGAAGCCATTACCTACCTGCTTGAGCAGTACGATCGCGTCGAAGCGGGCGAAGCGCGCCTGTCCGATCTGATCACCGGCTTCGTCGATCCTAACGCGGAAGAGGACATCGCCCCAACCGCCACCCACATCGGTTCTGAACTGTCGAGCGAAGAGCAAGACGACGACGAAGAAGATGAAGACGACGAAGACGACGATACCGAAGACGACAACAGCATCGATCCTGAGCTGGCGCGTCAGAAGTTCGCCGAGCTGCGCGATCAGTATGAAGCGACGCGTCTGGTGATCAAGAAGAACGGCCGCAGCCACGCCAGCGCCGCGGACGAGATCCTGAAGCTGTCTGAAGTGTTCAAGCAGTTCCGCCTGGTGCCGAAGCAGTTCGACTTCCTGGTCAACAGCATGCGCACCATGATGGACCGGGTTCGCACCCAGGAACGCATCATCATGAAGCTGTGCGTTGAACAGTGCAAAATGCCGAAGAAAAACTTCGTCACCCTGTTCGCCGGCAACGAAACCAGCGATTCCTGGTTCGAAGCCGCGCTGGCGATGGCCAAGCCATGGTCGGAAAAGCTGAAAGACGTGGCTGAAGACGTGCAGCGCAGCCTGCAGAAACTGCGTCAGATCGAAGAAGAAACCGGCCTGACCATCGAGCAGGTCAAAGACATCAACCGTCGCATGTCGATCGGTGAAGCGAAAGCCCGCCGCGCGAAGAAAGAGATGGTTGAGGCCAACCTGCGTCTGGTTATTTCTATCGCCAAGAAATACACCAACCGCGGCCTGCAGTTCCTGGATCTGATCCAGGAAGGCAACATCGGCCTGATGAAAGCGGTAGACAAGTTCGAATACCGCCGCGGCTACAAGTTCTCGACGTACGCCACCTGGTGGATCCGTCAGGCTATCACCCGCTCCATCGCCGACCAGGCGCGCACCATCCGTATTCCGGTGCATATGATTGAGACCATCAACAAGCTCAACCGTATTTCGCGCCAGATGCTGCAAGAGATGGGCCGCGAGCCGACGCCGGAAGAGTTGGCCGAGCGCATGCTGATGCCGGAAGACAAGATCCGCAAGGTGCTGAAGATCGCCAAAGAGCCAATCTCGATGGAAACGCCGATCGGCGACGACGAAGATTCGCATCTGGGCGACTTCATCGAGGATACCACCCTCGAGCTGCCGCTGGACTCCGCGACCTCGGAAAGCCTGCGTTCCGCCACCCACGACGTACTGGCCGGCCTGACCGCGCGCGAAGCGAAAGTGCTGCGCATGCGTTTCGGCATCGACATGAACACCGATCACACGCTGGAAGAGGTCGGCAAGCAGTTTGACGTTACCCGTGAGCGTATTCGTCAGATCGAAGCCAAGGCGCTGCGCAAGCTGCGTCACCCAAGCCGCTCTGAAGTGCTGCGCAGCTTCCTGGACGACTAA
- the mug gene encoding G/U mismatch-specific DNA glycosylase — MELLAPNLRVVFCGINPGLSSAHQGYPFANGSNRFWKVLHQAGFTERQLAPEQWQQLKDNGCGITALVARPTVAASELSRDELRSGGEVLQEKILRYQPRALAILGKQAFTTAFGVKNAPWGKQALMLGETEVWVLPNPSGLNRATLEQLTASYRELFLALQ; from the coding sequence ATGGAACTTCTGGCGCCTAACCTGCGGGTGGTGTTTTGCGGCATCAACCCCGGCCTTTCTTCCGCCCATCAGGGCTACCCTTTCGCCAACGGCAGCAATCGCTTCTGGAAGGTGCTTCATCAGGCCGGCTTTACCGAGCGCCAGCTGGCGCCGGAGCAGTGGCAGCAGCTGAAGGATAACGGCTGCGGCATTACCGCGCTGGTGGCGCGCCCGACGGTGGCGGCCAGCGAGCTGTCGCGCGACGAGCTGCGCAGCGGCGGTGAGGTATTGCAAGAGAAAATCCTGCGCTATCAGCCGCGCGCGCTGGCGATTTTGGGCAAGCAGGCGTTCACCACCGCCTTCGGGGTGAAAAACGCGCCCTGGGGCAAACAGGCGCTGATGCTGGGGGAAACCGAGGTGTGGGTATTGCCTAACCCCAGCGGATTGAACCGCGCCACGCTGGAGCAGCTTACCGCCAGCTATCGTGAGCTGTTCCTGGCGTTGCAATGA
- the aac(6') gene encoding aminoglycoside 6'-N-acetyltransferase, translating to MIVNCDHDNLDAWLALRTALWPSSSPEDHRAEMREILASPHHTAFMARGLDGAFVGFAEVALRYDYVNGCESSPVAFLEGIYTVERARRQGWAARLIAQVQEWAKQQGCSELASDTDIANLDSQRLHAALGFAETERVVFYRKTLG from the coding sequence ATGATCGTCAACTGCGACCACGACAACCTCGACGCCTGGCTGGCGCTGCGCACCGCGCTGTGGCCCTCCAGCTCGCCTGAAGATCACCGCGCGGAAATGCGCGAGATATTGGCTTCGCCGCACCACACCGCGTTTATGGCGCGGGGGCTGGACGGCGCTTTCGTTGGCTTTGCCGAGGTCGCGCTGCGCTACGATTACGTCAACGGCTGCGAATCGTCGCCGGTGGCGTTTCTGGAAGGGATTTATACCGTCGAACGCGCCCGCCGCCAGGGTTGGGCCGCGCGCTTGATCGCGCAGGTGCAGGAGTGGGCGAAGCAGCAGGGGTGCAGCGAGCTGGCGTCGGATACCGACATCGCCAATCTGGACTCCCAGCGCCTGCATGCGGCGCTGGGCTTTGCCGAAACGGAGCGGGTGGTGTTTTACCGCAAAACGCTGGGCTGA
- a CDS encoding HPP family protein codes for MKTQWIERVKVGCARLWPHPLAVGKREMLISSVGAGLGLMLAGWISHFILGEVNLWFIAPMGASAVLLFGVPNSPLAQPWSIVGGNALAATVGVSAGLLIPDPGLACGVAAAVAIGLMFKLRCLHPPGGAVALTAILGGPGIHQMGYHFVLYPVLLNSVLLAALAILFNNLAGRRYPHALAPAEAKPANLPIDAVAITRADLHEALMEGDLFDIDEDDLQELLLRAEQLAHQRQSKTA; via the coding sequence ATGAAGACGCAGTGGATAGAACGAGTAAAAGTGGGATGCGCGCGCCTGTGGCCGCACCCGCTGGCGGTGGGCAAGCGAGAGATGCTGATTTCCAGCGTCGGCGCCGGTTTGGGGCTGATGCTCGCCGGCTGGATCAGCCACTTTATTTTGGGCGAGGTGAACCTGTGGTTTATCGCGCCGATGGGCGCCTCGGCGGTGCTGCTGTTCGGCGTGCCCAACAGCCCGCTGGCGCAGCCCTGGTCGATCGTCGGCGGCAATGCGCTGGCGGCGACGGTGGGTGTCAGCGCCGGTCTGCTGATCCCCGATCCGGGCCTGGCCTGCGGCGTTGCGGCGGCGGTGGCCATCGGCCTGATGTTCAAGCTGCGCTGCCTGCATCCTCCGGGTGGCGCGGTGGCGCTGACCGCCATCCTCGGCGGCCCCGGCATTCACCAGATGGGCTACCACTTCGTGCTGTACCCGGTGCTGCTGAACTCGGTGCTGCTGGCGGCGCTGGCCATTCTGTTCAATAACCTGGCCGGGCGACGCTACCCGCACGCGCTGGCGCCGGCGGAGGCCAAACCGGCCAATCTGCCGATCGATGCCGTTGCCATCACCCGCGCCGATCTGCACGAGGCACTGATGGAGGGGGATCTGTTCGATATTGACGAGGACGATCTGCAGGAGCTTCTGCTGCGCGCCGAGCAGCTGGCGCATCAGCGGCAAAGCAAGACCGCCTGA